In Nitrospirota bacterium, a single genomic region encodes these proteins:
- a CDS encoding EVE domain-containing protein, producing MLRGRRYWLMKSEPRVFSIDDLAQSPRRTTCWDGVRNYQARNFLRDMAVGDQVLFYHSNADPPAVVGIAEIVRTAYQDETQFDKTSHHYDPASTPSAPRWDMVDIQYRQTFKSSLSLDRLRQEPKLKNMILLRKGSRLSVQPVTEAEWMLVLKLAGVQAD from the coding sequence ATGCTACGAGGACGACGCTATTGGCTGATGAAATCGGAACCACGAGTCTTTTCGATCGATGATCTTGCACAATCCCCGAGACGGACTACCTGTTGGGATGGTGTACGGAACTACCAGGCGCGCAACTTCTTGCGTGATATGGCTGTCGGCGACCAAGTGCTTTTTTACCATAGCAACGCCGATCCGCCCGCTGTCGTAGGGATTGCAGAGATCGTGCGGACTGCCTATCAGGACGAAACGCAGTTTGACAAGACCAGCCACCACTACGACCCAGCCAGTACTCCCTCTGCTCCACGATGGGATATGGTGGACATCCAGTATCGTCAGACATTCAAATCCAGTCTGTCACTCGACCGGCTGAGACAGGAACCGAAGTTGAAGAACATGATCTTGCTGCGAAAAGGATCCCGCCTCTCTGTTCAGCCGGTGACGGAAGCCGAATGGATGCTGGTGCTCAAGTTGGCCGGTGTCCAGGCTGACTAA
- a CDS encoding SUMF1/EgtB/PvdO family nonheme iron enzyme — MKRMAVFLCVVIVVGSGNLWGADRVETSAAKPAGSGVIVHSDGYILTADHVVANAKKVFVVTAGDFRAPATIISTDSEHDLALLKIETVGLTEAPIGYAGAVRLDQEIVTVGFSFGLREVSVTRGRIAAVRTKGVQRVFQVDAAINPGNSGGPIFNRRGEVVGLLTTKFTHPSGIVPEGMSFALPISYATPLLANIPDFDFAMIGKGRKNVKGGGAAEVLTKVIVKTTVLIETVRNTEVASIPPLPDQVAGASSKNDPRDSALPRLQPSPVREQAPSAQNEEAIVRVNDQLRTAQQEELKQLTQRGIAQPEGMVVIPAGEFLMGAEDGQQDARPMHRVYLSSYWFDIYEVTNAGYRQCVEGGGCTPPKDRQTFDDPHRTQHPVTNITWNQARSFCQWQGKRLPTEAEWEKAARGTDGRRYPWGNDEEVIKSRVRNGELRTGVNGTEFVGRQAATASPYGVFGLVGSVSQWVKDWYAEDFYQTSPVRDPQGPARGSFRVLRGGEWNEKPPDLRASYRGWDEVTYWGPTLGVRCAGDVP; from the coding sequence ATGAAACGGATGGCTGTGTTTTTGTGCGTAGTGATCGTCGTCGGCTCCGGTAATCTTTGGGGAGCCGATCGAGTGGAGACATCTGCTGCAAAGCCGGCAGGGAGTGGGGTCATTGTCCATAGTGACGGGTATATATTGACCGCGGACCACGTGGTTGCCAATGCTAAGAAGGTCTTCGTCGTGACAGCTGGAGATTTCCGCGCGCCGGCAACCATCATCAGCACCGATTCTGAACACGACCTCGCTTTGCTCAAGATTGAAACGGTGGGACTGACGGAGGCACCCATCGGCTATGCGGGCGCCGTCCGACTCGATCAAGAAATTGTCACCGTGGGATTTTCATTTGGCCTCCGAGAGGTCTCTGTGACCCGTGGTCGGATCGCAGCGGTGCGGACAAAGGGTGTCCAGCGGGTCTTTCAAGTGGATGCGGCCATCAATCCCGGCAACAGCGGAGGCCCCATCTTCAATCGACGCGGAGAGGTAGTGGGCCTCCTGACCACCAAATTTACCCATCCTTCCGGCATCGTCCCGGAAGGGATGTCCTTTGCGCTGCCAATTAGCTATGCCACGCCTCTCCTCGCAAATATTCCGGATTTCGACTTTGCGATGATCGGGAAAGGGAGGAAGAATGTTAAGGGAGGCGGTGCGGCCGAAGTCCTTACCAAAGTAATCGTCAAGACCACGGTTCTTATCGAGACAGTCAGGAACACCGAGGTTGCCTCGATTCCACCGCTTCCAGATCAGGTTGCCGGAGCATCGTCAAAGAACGATCCTCGGGACTCTGCCTTGCCGCGCCTACAGCCGAGCCCGGTGCGTGAACAGGCGCCGAGCGCACAGAACGAGGAGGCGATCGTGAGGGTGAACGACCAATTACGGACGGCCCAGCAAGAAGAACTGAAGCAGTTGACTCAGCGCGGGATTGCTCAACCGGAGGGGATGGTCGTGATCCCAGCCGGAGAGTTTTTAATGGGTGCGGAGGATGGGCAGCAAGATGCTCGTCCGATGCATCGAGTGTATCTCAGTTCTTATTGGTTCGACATCTATGAAGTGACGAACGCAGGGTACCGACAGTGTGTTGAAGGAGGGGGCTGTACGCCGCCCAAAGATCGCCAGACATTCGACGACCCTCACCGCACGCAGCATCCTGTGACCAACATTACCTGGAACCAGGCGCGATCCTTTTGCCAGTGGCAAGGTAAACGATTGCCGACAGAAGCTGAATGGGAAAAGGCGGCTCGAGGGACGGATGGCCGCCGTTACCCCTGGGGCAATGACGAAGAGGTGATCAAGAGTCGTGTGAGAAATGGAGAGCTTAGGACCGGCGTCAACGGAACCGAGTTTGTTGGGCGCCAGGCGGCGACAGCATCGCCCTATGGGGTCTTTGGCTTGGTCGGTAGTGTGTCACAGTGGGTAAAGGATTGGTACGCAGAGGACTTTTACCAGACGTCTCCGGTCAGAGACCCACAGGGACCGGCACGTGGCTCCTTCCGGGTGTTGCGGGGCGGGGAATGGAACGAAAAACCACCGGATCTCCGGGCCAGCTATCGAGGGTGGGATGAAGTGACCTACTGGGGACCAACACTCGGCGTACGCTGCGCGGGAGATGTGCCCTGA